The Stigmatella ashevillena genomic sequence GCGCCATCAATGCACGGGCAAGGGCGACCCGCTGCCGCTGTCCGCCCGAGAGCGTGATGCCACGCTCTCCGATCTCGGTATCCAAGCCCTGGGGCAACTGGGAGAGATCCGGCAGGAGCCCTGCCGCAGCCACGCTCTGCTCGAGGTTGCCCATTCCCCCCAGCGCGATGTTGGCCCGAATGGACGCCGAGAAGAGAAAGACATCCTGCGGCGCATAGGCGATGGAGCCGCGGACCCGCTGCACATCGGTCCGGGCCACATCCTCGCCGCCGATGAAGAGGGTTCCTTCAGGCACGTCAATCAGCCGCAGCAAGGCCTCCACCAGGGTGGACTTGCCCGACCCGACCGGGCCTGCGATCCCGAGAACCGTCCCCTCGGAGATGCTGAAGGAAATGTCTTTGAGCAGAGGGAACTCACCGGCTTGGATGGTGAGCCCGCGCGCTTCGATGGTGCCTTTCAAGGCGGACGCAGAGGAAGGTTCTGTGCCCGTGTCCTTTGGGCTCATCTCCATGCCTGCCGCGAAGAGTTCGGACACCCGGCCCCAGCCTGACTTGCCCCTCTGCCAGTTCGAGAACATCCAGCCGATGGAGTAGGCAGGCGCTCCAAGCGTGCCGAGCCAGATGTTGAAGGCGATGATGTCCCCCAGAGACACGGCCCCCTGGGCATAACGCCAGCCGCCCACGGCCAGCACCCAGACGGTGCTCAACCCTCCCAGCGCGATCATGATCGGGTTGAGCAGGGCGCGTGTTCGGGCGAGCTTCATGCTCAGCGCCAGAAAGTGCTCCGACTGCTGAGCGAAGTGGGCCGTCCGCGTCTGCTCCAGGGCATAGCTCTTGATGACACCGATGCCTGCGAAGTCCTCTTGCAGGACCCCTCCGAGACGGCCGAGTTCGTCTTGAACCTTCCTGGCCAGCGAATCGATGCGAGTCCCGAGCAGCCGGTAGGTGATGATGGGCAGGGGCAGGGTGATGAGCACCACGCTGGTCAGCAGTGGGTCGATGTGGAGCATGAGCGGGATGGCAATCCCGTAGGAGACGATCATGTTCCCAACGAAGAGGGGACCATTGCCCATCACATTGCCGACCGCGGCAAGGTCATGCGTCAGCCGGGACATCAACTCCCCGGTCCGGAAGCGGCGGAAAAACTTCGCGGGCGCCTGCAGCAAGAGCGTGAACAGGCTGTTGCGCAACTCGAATTCAATGGCCCGTCCCAGCGCGAAGAGCTGCGAACGGCAGAAAGAGCGCGCCGTGACCTTGCCTACCGAGAGCAATGCGATGGCCACGCAGTACCCGCCCAGCGTGCGCAGGGAAGAACGAGCCCCCTCTCCATCCAGTTGGATCGCCTCGATCGCCCGTTTGATTGTCCAGGGGACTGCCTGCGCGAGCGCGTTGGTAATGACGAGCAGCGTCAATCCAAGGGTCAGCAGCCCCCATCGTCGCCAGAGCAGTTGGAAGGGAAAAAGGCCGTCCCATTTCTGACCGGCGATGTGCGGAGGAAGGGTCATCTGTCCCGGCCCGTAGCGGACGCGCGGCCATGACCAAAACAGATCCAAGACATCAATGGGTCTCGAGAGGGCTCTAAGGAGGCGAGTGGAAGCGAGAGCTTATATTGTAGATTTCCGGACTTGGCAAGTATCCAGGTTACCAATGGACCGCTCTGTTTGGGATGCCATGCGTGAGAATCAGACGTGAGTCCGGCTCGGTCTGGAATCCAGTAAGCGTTGACTAAAAAGCATTCATGAGGCTAAGGTGTTCTGCTCTCTCCCCACGCCGCGCTCTCCCATCCAAGGCTCGATGCGCGTGCAAGCAGGTCCAGAATGAGCAATTCAATTCTCCAGCCCGCTGCCCGTGTTGACCTGACGCCGTCAGGTTCTCGAGATGTCATCTCCGCTGAGCGGCTGCTGTCCCTGCTGCGCGGCGTGGCAGGCGCGTTGCGGCCCGACCTTGTCGAGAAGTGGAACCGTGTCTTCTCCGAGGAGCAGCCCATCGAGAAGTATTTCGGAGCAGAGCGGGTATTTCGTTCGAACGACCTGCTGACAACGTTGAAGAAGGATGCGGGCCATGATCCGTTCCTCTTGCTGGTGAAGCGGGCGCTCTTCATGCAGGAAGTCCTCACGCTCGCGCCGGAGGAGGCTCCGCGCTTTCACATGGCAGAAGTGCTGAAGGCGATGGACCTGGAGCATCCTGAACTCCAGCCCTTCTTTTTCAAGAACCCCTTGGGGTTTTTCACCTTCTACCTCTTCCTCGCGAAGGACATCCCAGACCGGATTCGGATGCACATCTGGCCGCAGGGAAAGCGGCTCATGCAGGATGAGCAGCTTCAGATCCATAACCACCGCACGCAGTTCAGGAGCTGGATTGTCTCGGGAAGTCTGGTGGATGAGAACTTCGAGGTGAACGTCGTCGAGAGCAAGACCGCGAACAGCCTGTACAAGATTGTGTATCAGGCGTTCGAGGATTCGGTGATGCAAAACATGAATGTGCCGGTTGTCTACAAGAAGACCGGAGAGCGGCAGGTCGGGGCTGGGCAGAACTACTTCCTTGCCGAGAAGATCTACCACCACACCGAGGTGGCGCTCGCTTCGTACACTGCGACGGTATTCCATGCCCAGCCTTCGGCCTCGTACCCGGAGCCGTTCGTCGTGGGGCCGTGCGAGGGGGAGCAATTCCACTTCGACCGCTTCCAAGGGGTAGGCCCTGAGATTGCGGCATCCGTGCTGGGTGAGTTGAGGCAGAAACTCGCCTCGCTGTAGCAGCCTCCAGGGGCGTTACGGGCCCGGCGGGGCCTCCGGGGGCCGGGCCGGGGTGAGCTCGTCCCGGACGATGTCGCCCCCCTTCATGACGAAGCGCACGCGCTGCAACTCGGTGATGTCGGCGAGGGGATCTCCGGAGACGGCGATGAGATCCGCGTACCGGCCCTTCTCCAGCGTGCCCACGTGCTCGGACAGGCCGAGCAGCTCCGCGGCCCGTGACGTCGCCGCGCGGAGGGCTTCGAGGGCCGGCAGTCCTGCGCGTTGGAGCGAGACGATCTCACGGGCATTCTGGCCCTGGGTGGTGGGCGAGCTCGCGTCATAGCCGCTGACGATCTTCACGCCGAGCCCATGGGCCTGCTTCACCACCTGCCGGATGGATTCGGCGGACTTCATGCGGAGCTGGCGTGCGCTCTCGGTCGGGGCCTGCTCCGCGAGCGTCTCCACGATGCCCAGGGTGGGCACGAAGAAGGCCCCCTTGGCTTTCATCAGCTCGAGTGCGGCGCGGTCCGCCTGATGCCCGTGCTCGATGGAGTCCGCACCGGCCTGGAGCGCGTTGCGGATGGCCTCGCTGCTCACGGCGTGCACGGCGACCTTGCGTTGGGCCCTGTGCGCCTCTTCGACGATGACGCGGAGCTCCTCGACGGTGAGGGTCGGGGTTCTCCAGTCGGCATAGACCTTGAGCAGGTCTGCTCCTTGGGCCAGTTGCTCGCGAGCCGCCCGGCGGGCCTCCTCGACGCCACTCACCATCCGCGCTCCCGTGGGAAAATGGGTCAGGTCGGACGAGATGCCAAAGGGGTGGTACTGGCCCACGGCGGCGATGCCCTGGGTGGCCACGAGCATGCGAGGCCCTTCGATGAGTCCTTGGCGGATGGCATCGCGCAGGGCCACGTCGGCGTAGCCGGTGCCTTCGTTCTCCACGTCCCGCACGGTGGTGAAGCCCGCGCGCAGCGTGGTCCGGGCATTGGCCGCGCCCTCCAAGGTGCGGAAGGCCTGGGTCTTGGTGAGCAGGTCGCGCTCGTACGCCATGCCTTCGGACGTGTCGGGGAATCGCGCCATGAGGTGGGTATGGCTGTCGATGAGGCCAGGCAGCACCGTGGCCTGTCCCAAGTCGATGACCCGCGTGCCTTCGGGCACGGCAAGGCCTGGACCGGCGGCGCTGATGCGGCCGTTCTCGATGAGCAGCACAGGGTTCTGGATGAACTTGCCGCTGCGGACATCGAGCATCCGGGCCGCGCGCACGGCGATGGGGGCGGGCGAAGGGGGGGGCTGGGCGGCCGCGAGGGCACCCAGGACAAGGAGCAACAGGGACGAGAGTCTGGCAACCGTGGAGCGCATTTCCGCGTATCCTCTCGCGTGCGGCGGGTTGGCGCATAGCGAGGAGATGGCCGAATCCTCACGGGAGAAGTGCATGTGAACTGGCGGTTGATGCTGGGCGGCCTCGCCGGGCTTCTCCTGGCCCTGCCGCTCATGGTCCTCCTGAGAGATCTGTTACGGCCCGAATCACCCGAGCCGTACCTCCAGGGCAAGCGTCTCAGTCCGGTGTTGGATGCCGAAGAGCGCACACGAAGGAGCAGCTACCGCCGCGAATGTGGGCTGAGCCAGGAGTGTGAACCTCCCCTGGGATGTGTGTTCGATGCGCGAATCCGCGCTTGGTATTGCACGGACAGTCAGTGCACCACGGATGCCGGGTGTCCGGAGGGGCAAGTCTGCCAAGCAGTGCATTCTCCAAGAGGATGGTGGGAGAGCATGCGCGCAGGCCTACGGGGGCAATTGTCAGCAGACCCCTTGTCCTAGGGTGCGCCAGTGCGACGT encodes the following:
- a CDS encoding ABC transporter ATP-binding protein yields the protein MTLPPHIAGQKWDGLFPFQLLWRRWGLLTLGLTLLVITNALAQAVPWTIKRAIEAIQLDGEGARSSLRTLGGYCVAIALLSVGKVTARSFCRSQLFALGRAIEFELRNSLFTLLLQAPAKFFRRFRTGELMSRLTHDLAAVGNVMGNGPLFVGNMIVSYGIAIPLMLHIDPLLTSVVLITLPLPIITYRLLGTRIDSLARKVQDELGRLGGVLQEDFAGIGVIKSYALEQTRTAHFAQQSEHFLALSMKLARTRALLNPIMIALGGLSTVWVLAVGGWRYAQGAVSLGDIIAFNIWLGTLGAPAYSIGWMFSNWQRGKSGWGRVSELFAAGMEMSPKDTGTEPSSASALKGTIEARGLTIQAGEFPLLKDISFSISEGTVLGIAGPVGSGKSTLVEALLRLIDVPEGTLFIGGEDVARTDVQRVRGSIAYAPQDVFLFSASIRANIALGGMGNLEQSVAAAGLLPDLSQLPQGLDTEIGERGITLSGGQRQRVALARALMARTSILVLDDTLSAVDVQTERAVLDALREQMNDRTVILVSNRAAALQRVDRVILLEAGRIAEEGTHDELLRRNGAYARLLQHTGPSGQGAAA
- a CDS encoding amidohydrolase family protein; the protein is MRSTVARLSSLLLLVLGALAAAQPPPSPAPIAVRAARMLDVRSGKFIQNPVLLIENGRISAAGPGLAVPEGTRVIDLGQATVLPGLIDSHTHLMARFPDTSEGMAYERDLLTKTQAFRTLEGAANARTTLRAGFTTVRDVENEGTGYADVALRDAIRQGLIEGPRMLVATQGIAAVGQYHPFGISSDLTHFPTGARMVSGVEEARRAAREQLAQGADLLKVYADWRTPTLTVEELRVIVEEAHRAQRKVAVHAVSSEAIRNALQAGADSIEHGHQADRAALELMKAKGAFFVPTLGIVETLAEQAPTESARQLRMKSAESIRQVVKQAHGLGVKIVSGYDASSPTTQGQNAREIVSLQRAGLPALEALRAATSRAAELLGLSEHVGTLEKGRYADLIAVSGDPLADITELQRVRFVMKGGDIVRDELTPARPPEAPPGP